The following are from one region of the Chanos chanos chromosome 10, fChaCha1.1, whole genome shotgun sequence genome:
- the LOC115822641 gene encoding collagen alpha-3(VI) chain-like: protein MPSFILIFKSDQKTQKRDVIFILDGSDGTRNGFPAMRDFVQRVVEKLNVAENQDRVSVVQFSREPEANFFLNAYTRKEDILSTVRGLRHKGGRPLNTGAALQYVRDSVLVSSAGGRRLEGVPQLVILLSGGRSFDNVDAPASSLKELGVSIFAIGSRGSDSRELQRISHEPQYALSVSDFTELPDVQEQLLSSVETVVVPITPTSPTRLVDYATPGKDVVFLLDGSDGTRNVFPAMRDFVQRLVEKFSVEENRDRVSVVQYSRDPEVHFYLNAYTTKEDILDRVRGLRHRGGRPLNTGSALQYVRDNVFTAPAGSRRQEGVPQILILLSGGRSSDNVDAPASALKESGVLIFGVGTRNSSREMQSVSNDPTYAQVVSDFSELPNVQQQFLTSVSTVLSEVTPLTTTVRVPMADRRETRKDVVFLLDGSDATRSAFPAMREFVQRVVERLNVSERGDRVSVVQFSRDPVSHFYLNTYRKQEEILSHVTGLRHKGGRPLNTGAALQYVRDNVFTASSGSRRLEGVPQMLILLSGGRSFDSVEAPVTSLKELGVLIFAIGSRGSDGRELQRVAHDPSYALSVADFADLPNVQEQLLSAVKTVVVEAIPTSTSTAIVEGRAAGRDVVFLLDGSDGTRNGFPAMRDFVQRVVEKLNVAENQDRVSVVQFSREPEANFFLNAYTRKEDILSTVRGLRHKGGRPLNTGVALQYVRDSVLVSSAGGRRLEGVPQLVILLSGGRSFDNVDAPASSLKELGVSIFAIGSRGSDSRELQRISHEPQYALSVSDFTELPDVQEQLLSSVETVVVPITPTSPTRLGKDVVFLLDGSDGTRNVFPAMRDFVQRLVEKFSVEENRDRVSVVQYSRDPEVHFYLNAYTTKEDILDRVRGLRHRGGRPLNTGSALQYVRDNVFTAPAGSRRQEGVPQILILLSGGRSSDNVDAPASALKESGVLIFGVGTRNSSREMQSVSNDPTYAQVVSDFSELPNVQQQFLTSVSTVLSEVTPLTTTVRGKADFRTKDVVFLLDGSDATRSAFPAMREFVQRVVERLNVSERGDRVSVVQFSRDPETQFYLNTHTTREDVLDNVRGLRHKGGRPLNTGAALQYVRDNVFTASSGSRRLEGVPQMLILLSGGRSFDSVEAPVTSLKELGVLIFAIGSRGSDGRELQRVAHDPSYALSVADFADLPNVQEQLLSAVKTVVVEAIPTSTSTAIGRDVVFLLDGSDGTRNGFPAMRDFVQRVVEKLNVAENQDRVSVVQFSREPEANFFLNAYTRKEDILSTVRGLRHKGGRPLNTGVALQYVRDSVLVSSAGGRRLEGVPQLVILLSGGRSFDNVDAPASSLKELGVSIFAIGSRGSDSRELQRISHEPQYALSVSDFTELPDVQEQLLSSVETVVVPITPTSPTRLVDYATPGKDVVFLLDGSDGTRNVFPAMRDFVQRLVEKFSVEENRDRVSVVQYSRDPEVHFYLNAYTTKEDILDRVRGLRHRGGRPLNTGSALQYVRDNVFTAPAGSRRQEGVPQILILLSGGRSSDNVDAPASALKESGVLIFGVGTRNSSREMQSVSNDPTYAQVVSDFSELPNVQQQFLTSVSTVLSEVTPLTTTVRGKADFRTETRKDVVFLLDGSEATRSAFPAMREFVQRVVERLNVSERGDRVSVVQFSRDPETQFYLNTHTTREDVLDNVRGLRHKGGRPLNTGAALQYVRDNVFTASSGSRRLEGVPQMLILLSGGRSFDSVEAPVTSLKELGVLIFAIGSRGSDGRELQRVAHDPSYALSVADFADLPNVQEQLLSAVKTVVVEAIPTSTSTAIVEGRAAGRDVVFLLDGSDGTRNGFPAMRDFVQRVVEKLNVAENQDRVSVVQFSREPEANFFLNAYTRKEDILSTVRGLRHKGGRPLNTGAALQYVRDSVLVSSAGGRRLEGVPQLVILLSGGRSFDNVDAPASSLKELGVSIFAIGSRGSDSRELQRISHEPQYALSVSDFTELPDVQEQLLSSVETVVVPITPTSPTRLVDYATPGKDVVFLLDGSDGTRNVFPAMRDFVQRLVEKFSVEENRDRVSVVQYSRDPEVHFYLNAYTTKEDILDRVRGLRHRGGRPLNTGSALQYVRDNVFTAPAGSRRQEGVPQILILLSGGRSSDNVDAPASALKESGVLIFGVGTRNSSREMQSVSNDPTYAQVVSDFSELPNVQQQFLTSVSTVLSEVTPLTTTVRETRKDVVFLLDGSDATRSAFPAMREFVQRVVERLNVSERGDRVSVVQFSRDPVSHFYLNTYRKQEEILSHVTGLRHKGGRPLNTGAALQYVRDNVFTASSGSRRLEGVPQMLILLSGGRSFDSVEAPVTSLKELGVLIFAIGSRGSDGRELQRVAHDPSYALSVADFADLPNVQEQLLSAVKTVVVEAIPTSTSTAIGKTESTGMHKP, encoded by the exons ATGCCTTCGTTCATCCTTATTTTCAAATCAGACCAGAAAACTCAGAAACGAGATGTAATATTCATACTTGATGGATCAGATGGCACTAGGAATGGGTTCCCGGCAATGCGAGACTTTGTTCAGAGagtggtggagaaactgaatgTGGCCGAGAACCAAGACCGCGTGTCTGTGGTCCAGTTCAGCAGAGAGCCGGAGGccaatttctttttaaacgcTTACACGAGAAAGGAAGACATCCTCAGCACAGTTAGAGGTCTGAGGCACAAAGGAGGAAGACCCCTTAACACTGGGGCGGCTCTCCAGTACGTCCGAGACAGCGTGCTGGTAAGCTCCGCCGGTGGCCGACGACTGGAGGGTGTGCCGCAGTTAGTCATTCTGCTGAGTGGCGGAAGGTCCTTTGACAATGTCGATgcaccagcctcttccctgaaGGAGCTCGGAGTCTCCATCTTTGCAATAGGCTCAAGGGGCTCCGATAGCAGAGAACTGCAGAGGATTTCACATGAGCCCCAGTATGCTCTGTCTGTGTCGGACTTTACCGAGCTCCCAGACGTCCAAGAGCAGCTTCTGTCCTCTGTAGAGACTGTGGTAGTTCCCATCACTCCAACCTCGCCAACTCGTTTAG TTGACTATGCCACCCCAGGAAAGGACGTGGTCTTCCTGCTTGACGGCTCTGATGGAACTAGGAACGTGTTCCCAGCCATGCGCGACTTTGTGCAAAGACTGGTGGAGAAATTCAGCGTAGAGGAGAACAGGGACCGTGTTTCTGTGGTCCAGTACAGCAGAGACCCAGAGGTCCATTTCTATTTAAATGCCTACACCACAAAGGAAGACATTCTTGACAGAGTTAGAGGTCTGAGGCACAGGGGAGGGAGACCCCTCAACACAGGGTCGGCTCTCCAGTATGTGAGAGACAATGTTTTCACTGCCCCCGCTGGCAGTAGACGCCAAGAGGGCGTTCCTCAGATTCTGATTCTGCTGAGTGGAGGAAGGTCGAGCGATAATGTAGATGCGCCAGCCTCTGCTCTGAAAGAAAGTGGGGTCTTGATTTTCGGCGTCGGCACCAGAAATTCgagcagagagatgcagagcgTTTCCAACGATCCCACTTACGCTCAGGTTGTGTCTGACTTCTCAGAACTTCCCAATGTCCAACAGCAgtttttgacctctgtcagCACAGTCCTCTCGGAGGTAACGCCGCTGACCACGACAGTCAGAG TTCCCATGGCTGACCGGAGAGAGACCAGGAAGGATGTAGTTTTCCTGCTGGACGGCTCCGATGCCACCAGGAGTGCCTTCCCAGCAATGCGTGAATTTGTTCAAAGAGTGGTGGAGAGGTTGAATGTTTCAGAGAGGGGAGATCGCGTGTCAGTGGTCCAGTTCAGCAGAGATCCAGTGTCTCACTTTTACTTGAACACATACAGGAAACAGGAGGAAATTCTAAGCCATGTCACAGGTTTGAGGCACAAAGGAGGAAGGCCCCTCAACACGGGGGCAGCCCTCCAGTACGTTAGGGACAACGTCTTCACTGCCTCCTCCGGCAGCAGGCGCCTGGAGGGTGTGCCACAGATGTTGATTCTGCTGAGTGGCGGAAGGTCATTTGACAGTGTGGAGGCACCAGTCACCTCCCTGAAGGAGCTTGGTGTCCTGATCTTTGCTATAGGATCAAGGGGTTCTGATGGCAGAGAGCTGCAAAGGGTTGCACATGACCCTAGTTACGCACTGTCAGTGGCTGACTTTGCCGACCTGCCCAATGTCCAAGAGCAGCTTCTTTCTGCCGTCAAGACGGTAGTGGTAGAGGCCATCCCGACAAGTACTTCGACAGCCATAG TTGAGGGTCGTGCGGCAGGGAGGGATGTTGTGTTCCTGCTGGATGGATCAGATGGCACTAGGAATGGGTTCCCGGCAATGCGAGACTTTGTTCAGAGagtggtggagaaactgaatgTGGCCGAGAACCAAGACCGCGTGTCTGTGGTCCAGTTCAGCAGAGAGCCGGAGGccaatttctttttaaacgcTTACACGAGAAAGGAAGACATCCTCAGCACAGTTAGAGGTCTGAGGCACAAAGGAGGAAGACCCCTTAACACTGGGGTGGCTCTCCAGTACGTCCGAGACAGCGTGCTGGTAAGCTCCGCCGGTGGCCGACGACTGGAGGGTGTGCCGCAGTTAGTCATTCTGCTGAGTGGCGGAAGGTCCTTTGACAATGTCGATgcaccagcctcttccctgaaGGAGCTCGGAGTCTCCATCTTTGCAATAGGCTCAAGGGGCTCTGATAGCAGAGAACTGCAGAGGATTTCACATGAGCCCCAGTATGCTCTGTCTGTGTCGGACTTTACCGAGCTCCCAGACGTCCAAGAGCAGCTTCTGTCCTCTGTAGAGACTGTGGTAGTTCCCATCACTCCAACCTCGCCAACTCGTTTAG GAAAGGACGTGGTCTTCCTGCTTGACGGCTCTGATGGAACTAGGAACGTGTTCCCAGCCATGCGCGACTTTGTGCAAAGACTGGTGGAGAAATTCAGCGTAGAGGAGAACAGGGACCGTGTTTCTGTGGTCCAGTACAGCAGAGACCCAGAGGTCCATTTCTATTTAAATGCCTACACCACAAAGGAAGACATTCTTGACAGAGTTAGAGGTCTGAGGCACAGGGGAGGGAGACCCCTCAACACAGGGTCGGCTCTCCAGTATGTGAGAGACAATGTTTTCACTGCCCCCGCTGGCAGTAGACGCCAAGAGGGCGTTCCTCAGATTCTGATTCTGCTGAGTGGAGGAAGGTCGAGCGATAATGTAGATGCGCCAGCCTCTGCTCTGAAAGAAAGTGGGGTCTTGATTTTCGGCGTCGGCACCAGAAATTCgagcagagagatgcagagcgTTTCCAACGATCCCACTTACGCTCAGGTTGTGTCTGACTTCTCAGAACTTCCCAATGTCCAACAGCAgtttttgacctctgtcagCACAGTCCTCTCGGAGGTAACGCCGCTGACCACGACAGTCAGAGGTAAGGCAGATTTCCGCAC GAAGGATGTAGTTTTCCTGCTGGACGGCTCCGATGCCACCAGGAGTGCCTTCCCAGCAATGCGTGAATTTGTTCAAAGAGTGGTGGAGAGGTTGAATGTTTCAGAGAGGGGAGATCGCGTGTCAGTGGTCCAGTTCAGCAGAGACCCAGAGACCCAATTCTATCTGAACACGCACACAACAAGAGAGGACGTTCTTGACAATGTGAGAGGTCTGAGGCACAAAGGAGGAAGGCCCCTCAACACGGGGGCAGCCCTCCAGTACGTTAGGGACAACGTCTTCACTGCCTCCTCCGGCAGCAGGCGCCTGGAGGGTGTGCCACAGATGTTGATTCTGCTGAGTGGCGGAAGGTCATTTGACAGTGTGGAGGCACCAGTCACCTCCCTGAAGGAGCTTGGTGTCCTGATCTTTGCTATAGGATCAAGGGGTTCTGATGGCAGAGAGCTGCAAAGGGTTGCACATGACCCTAGTTACGCACTGTCAGTGGCTGACTTTGCCGACCTGCCCAATGTCCAAGAGCAGCTTCTTTCTGCCGTCAAGACGGTAGTGGTAGAGGCCATCCCGACAAGTACTTCGACAGCCATAG GGAGGGATGTTGTGTTCCTGCTGGATGGATCAGATGGCACTAGGAATGGGTTCCCGGCAATGCGAGACTTTGTTCAGAGagtggtggagaaactgaatgTGGCCGAGAACCAAGACCGCGTGTCTGTGGTCCAGTTCAGCAGAGAGCCGGAGGccaatttctttttaaacgcTTACACGAGAAAGGAAGACATCCTCAGCACAGTTAGAGGTCTGAGGCACAAAGGAGGAAGACCCCTTAACACTGGGGTGGCTCTCCAGTACGTCCGAGACAGCGTGCTGGTAAGCTCCGCCGGTGGCCGACGACTGGAGGGTGTGCCGCAGTTAGTCATTCTGCTGAGTGGCGGAAGGTCCTTTGACAATGTCGATgcaccagcctcttccctgaaGGAGCTCGGAGTCTCCATCTTTGCAATAGGCTCAAGGGGCTCTGATAGCAGAGAACTGCAGAGGATTTCACATGAGCCCCAGTATGCTCTGTCTGTGTCGGACTTTACCGAGCTCCCAGACGTCCAAGAGCAGCTTCTGTCCTCTGTAGAGACTGTGGTAGTTCCCATCACTCCAACCTCGCCAACTCGTTTAG TTGACTATGCCACTCCCGGAAAGGACGTGGTCTTCCTGCTTGACGGCTCTGATGGAACTAGGAACGTGTTCCCAGCCATGCGCGACTTTGTGCAAAGACTGGTGGAGAAATTCAGCGTAGAGGAGAACAGGGACCGTGTTTCTGTGGTCCAGTACAGCAGAGACCCAGAGGTCCATTTCTATTTAAATGCCTACACCACAAAGGAAGACATTCTTGACAGAGTTAGAGGTCTGAGGCACAGGGGAGGGAGACCCCTCAACACAGGGTCGGCTCTCCAGTATGTGAGAGACAATGTTTTCACTGCCCCCGCTGGCAGTAGACGCCAAGAGGGCGTTCCTCAGATTCTGATTCTGCTGAGTGGAGGAAGGTCGAGCGATAATGTAGATGCGCCAGCCTCTGCTCTGAAAGAAAGTGGGGTCTTGATTTTCGGCGTCGGCACCAGAAATTCgagcagagagatgcagagcgTTTCCAACGATCCCACTTACGCTCAGGTTGTGTCTGACTTCTCAGAACTTCCCAATGTCCAACAGCAgtttttgacctctgtcagCACAGTCCTCTCGGAGGTAACGCCGCTGACCACGACAGTCAGAGGTAAGGCAGATTTCCGCAC AGAGACCAGGAAGGATGTAGTTTTCCTGCTGGACGGCTCCGAGGCCACCAGGAGTGCCTTCCCAGCAATGCGTGAATTTGTTCAAAGAGTGGTGGAGAGGTTGAATGTTTCAGAGAGGGGAGATCGCGTGTCAGTGGTCCAGTTCAGCAGAGACCCAGAGACCCAATTCTATCTGAACACGCACACAACAAGAGAGGACGTTCTTGACAATGTGAGAGGTCTGAGGCACAAAGGAGGAAGGCCCCTCAACACGGGGGCAGCCCTCCAGTACGTTAGGGACAACGTCTTCACTGCCTCCTCCGGCAGCAGGCGCCTGGAGGGTGTGCCACAGATGTTGATTCTGCTGAGTGGCGGAAGGTCATTTGACAGTGTGGAGGCACCAGTCACCTCCCTGAAGGAGCTTGGTGTCCTGATCTTTGCTATAGGATCAAGGGGTTCTGATGGCAGAGAGCTGCAAAGGGTTGCACATGACCCTAGTTACGCACTGTCAGTGGCTGACTTTGCCGACCTGCCCAATGTCCAAGAGCAGCTTCTTTCTGCCGTCAAGACGGTAGTGGTAGAGGCCATCCCGACAAGTACTTCGACAGCCATAG TTGAGGGTCGTGCGGCAGGGAGGGATGTTGTGTTCCTGCTGGATGGATCAGATGGCACTAGGAATGGGTTCCCGGCAATGCGAGACTTTGTTCAGAGagtggtggagaaactgaatgTGGCCGAGAACCAAGACCGCGTGTCTGTGGTCCAGTTCAGCAGAGAGCCGGAGGccaatttctttttaaacgcTTACACGAGAAAGGAAGACATCCTCAGCACAGTTAGAGGTCTGAGGCACAAAGGAGGAAGACCCCTTAACACTGGGGCGGCTCTCCAGTACGTCCGAGACAGCGTGCTGGTAAGCTCCGCCGGTGGCCGACGACTGGAGGGTGTGCCGCAGTTAGTCATTCTGCTGAGTGGCGGAAGGTCCTTTGACAATGTCGATgcaccagcctcttccctgaaGGAGCTCGGAGTCTCCATCTTTGCAATAGGCTCAAGGGGCTCTGATAGCAGAGAACTGCAGAGGATTTCACATGAGCCCCAGTATGCTCTGTCTGTGTCGGACTTTACCGAGCTCCCAGACGTCCAAGAGCAGCTTCTGTCCTCTGTAGAGACTGTGGTAGTTCCCATCACTCCAACCTCGCCAACTCGTTTAG TTGACTATGCCACTCCAGGAAAGGACGTGGTCTTCCTGCTTGACGGCTCTGATGGAACTAGGAACGTGTTCCCAGCCATGCGCGACTTTGTGCAAAGACTGGTGGAGAAATTCAGCGTAGAGGAGAACAGGGACCGTGTTTCTGTGGTCCAGTACAGCAGAGACCCAGAGGTCCATTTCTATTTAAATGCCTACACCACAAAGGAAGACATTCTTGACAGAGTTAGAGGTCTGAGGCACAGGGGAGGGAGACCCCTCAACACAGGGTCGGCTCTCCAGTATGTGAGAGACAATGTTTTCACTGCCCCCGCTGGCAGTAGACGCCAAGAGGGCGTTCCTCAGATTCTGATTCTGCTGAGTGGAGGAAGGTCGAGCGATAATGTAGATGCGCCAGCCTCTGCTCTGAAAGAAAGTGGGGTCTTGATTTTCGGCGTCGGCACCAGAAATTCgagcagagagatgcagagcgTTTCCAACGATCCCACTTACGCTCAGGTTGTGTCTGACTTCTCAGAACTTCCCAATGTCCAACAGCAgtttttgacctctgtcagCACAGTCCTTTCGGAGGTAACGCCGCTGACCACGACAGTCAGAG AGACCAGGAAGGATGTAGTTTTCCTGCTGGACGGCTCCGATGCCACCAGGAGTGCCTTCCCAGCAATGCGTGAATTTGTTCAAAGAGTGGTGGAGAGGTTGAATGTTTCAGAGAGGGGAGATCGCGTGTCAGTGGTCCAGTTCAGCAGAGATCCAGTGTCTCACTTTTACTTGAACACATACAGGAAACAGGAGGAAATTCTAAGCCATGTCACAGGTTTGAGGCACAAAGGAGGAAGGCCCCTCAACACGGGGGCAGCCCTCCAGTACGTTAGGGACAACGTCTTCACTGCCTCCTCCGGCAGCAGGCGCCTGGAGGGTGTGCCACAGATGTTGATTCTGCTGAGTGGCGGAAGGTCATTTGACAGTGTGGAGGCACCAGTCACCTCCCTGAAGGAGCTTGGTGTCCTGATCTTTGCTATAGGATCAAGGGGTTCTGATGGCAGAGAGCTGCAAAGGGTTGCACATGACCCTAGTTACGCACTGTCAGTGGCTGACTTTGCCGACCTGCCCAATGTCCAAGAGCAGCTTCTTTCTGCCGTCAAGACGGTAGTGGTAGAGGCCATCCCGACAAGTACTTCGACAGCCATAGGTAAGACAGAGAGCACTGGCATGCACAAGCCCTGA